From the Gossypium hirsutum isolate 1008001.06 chromosome A02, Gossypium_hirsutum_v2.1, whole genome shotgun sequence genome, the window GtaagtctcaacattttgagtatggcatgtatagggacctggactttttgttatgtgtcatattgattagccaaaagTATTGGCTTATgaaagtattatgattattttgtatatgaccatgagaggtggctcatattgattattttgggttgtaaccctatttaTTGGTGCATGCATACAAATGTGCTTAGGCTTTAATGTGGTTATTGTTGCTTATGGCTAATAAGTGTGTGATGAatggcatgtatgtttggtgcatgaaatatgaattaatgtgaatgaCAATAAAGGTGATGTAAGTGTGTAACTTAAAAATAGGTTagtaaagatgatagataaatatgaaattggtgtagaATGCCATATGGGAGCATGAGAGATTGAATAGGTGATATATGAACATTACCAAGTCATAATCTAACCATGAATATAGATGATTGAGTATTCAAATATGCCATGTTTCATGCCATGAAGTGAGTgtaagtatgtgagtgtttaatggtggcaaatggcttggaaaatagcctaaaaattgtcTACACagttagacacatgggcatgtatctaggccgtgtgtgacacatagttcGCCCCACAGGCGTGTGATCCGGCAGTGTGTCCCATGCtccctaattaatgcaaacagaatgcctagtagtaacacacgggcagaaacacgaccatgtgtcttagccgtgtgaaggacacggcctcaggacatgggcgtctgcctaggccgtgtgaagtttgcacttagtttcgagaatttaattcaccacacggcctacggcgtgtgacttggttgtgtgaccttattttgttgatgacgtcatagtcagagagttacacgggctgaggacacgaacgtgtcccaagccacatggccgtgtgtgaccacatggcctacccacatgggcgtgtgactctctaaagtaagaaaattttcaaaatgtagcAGAAGTTCTGAAAGTTTTTGGGTTAGTCCCGAACTATccctcaatgtatgttttgggcctcgtaggcctttaTAAGGGCCAATTTGCatatgattgaaaagttttaaatttagatgaaattttatgacttgGCATTGTATGTTAGTTtaagtttaagtctggtaatgccttgaacCTTGTCCCGACGTAGGATATGGATAAGGCATGTTACATATAGGCTGTTATAAGATTGGATAAAAATCGGCTTGCAtgatttatggttaaaaatggtgaaattgcaagtttcgggtttagggactaaattgcacaaaagtttaaatattagGGTTAACTTTTTAATTTTGCAATGGTATGGATTATAAGcttgaattaaatattttaagtaattgaatggtttaattgattggaaaattattatttaaatcaagGCACACTACAATTGAagttaaatcgaggaaaagcttaAGTTTCGGATTAGTTGTCGACTCCATTTTAACAACAGTTctagtcgaggtaagttcgtataagtattaagttattataagttattttgtatgtcatgtttatattagtatgttataaataattatatttctagTTATACAATATTCTGGTAATATAGACCAAAATATGAtgttaattgaattgaatggcATAGTGCTTTGGTTTGGATCAAATAATAGAAAGGGGAATTAAGGTAAAGGAATTGTATATTGGAAAAAATAATCATAGAAAGCAAGAATTATGGTAAATGGATTTTGGATGGATTATTATGTATAACATGGATGATGGtattgtatttaataattaaagtgaGTTATGATGAATTTATGAACATGTAAATTTCACGAATGGTTATATAAGAATGAAGGTTAGAGATAAGGATATGGAAAGAGAATCGTTGAGCCTAgagaatacttaggatacaaatgatatgtcattaggaaGTATATGTATTGGGTGCTGGTTCTGGaggtcctaccaatggctgagatccagcatgtgttgcggattcttcacagctcgtgtgagcagcatcaagTAGCTACTGTCCTGACTAACAGCTCATATGAGTAAGCCCActtcatagcttgtgtgagcattattgaaaaggaaaagaaaaagggaaaggctACATTTACATGAAAAGGTGTTTCGTGTATATGATGTTATTCGAAAAGTTTCAACGGATGAGAAAAGGTCAATGGAAATGTATTTATAAAGACTTAATGTTCATATGATATAGATAGATGAATATGCATATACAAAATGAAAATGGATGATAATTTAGCAAGTGATGGATGAAATATGCATGAAATCCATTTCTTAATATATGTCATGTTATATAGAtgtattgtttatttattatctaTTAACCATATGATTTCAATGGAAAGTATGTGTAAAGGATATATGTGTATGGGTGATGGATCATGAATAAAGCTTAAATGTTTATCATGTATATGCCATAGGTTATTTAGGATTTATATGTAATGATATATATTTACTAACCTTATGAGGTGATGTGAATAGGAAAGGAAGTTTGGCATAAGACATGATGAGAGTAGGTTtggatatttaatttaatatgtttggtaagtttaagtttatgcttatatgaatttactaagcattaaatgcttacgtAATCGTTTCCTCCATTTTTGTAGATTATCGGAAAGCTCAGTCAGTTGGAATCTCGtcggagtatcatcacactatctattcgtcattttggtatttatggttattttggttaatggttataaatggcatgtaatagggttATAAGTGTAGTTTTGGTAATTGGTTCATTTTTAAATGGTCCAAGTTCATTCATTTTCATATCTTTCAATGAAAGCTTAAATGATGTGTATTCATATGAGATATTAGTAACTATTCATGCCCTCATGTGAGTAGAAGGAAGATGATTGTGTGATATGTTTGATATGGttatttggcatgtataggactttgtGTATTGGTAGTTTTTGGATATgttaatggtcaatttggtatatATTTGCTTTTGATGTTCATGTTTGGTTTAATGGACTTTTAATGCCTTGTCAAGTTAGGTTATTTTTTGCCTCTTTTAGGTACTTGAAATATAAGGTCCTTTTTGGTATGTTCGGAATGGCTTGTAATTGGTCATATGTGATATCCTTTGGTAGGTAATTGAACTAAGTTTTTATGCTTGAAATATGACGATATTGGCATATTTTGGTTGATGATGTTTTCGTACAATTGTGGTGCCTtttaatggcatattggttagatgaattagGATGTTTGAAATTGTATGTTAGGTGTGTGTGAATGATGTTTTAAATTCCTTGAATGTATGCTCAAATGGTATAGATGGTTAAGTATGATTTGGTcttgaaatggcttgaatttaggGTCAAATTATGGATCACAGGGCCTAGGAAACGATCTGTctcacggccgtgtgacacacacggcctgaggacacgtcTATGTGTCATTTGAAAGTTCTTAGTgttccaagtcagtgagttacacagcctggcacacggacgtgtggcatggccgtgtgaccctacttagtgagttacactggtgaggacatgggctgggacatgactgtgtgtcccctgtttgaaagttacacggcctagggtgatgtcacacggtcatgtggctcctgttttccaatttttacaactttttcttaaaacttctgttttatttcaaattagtcctgaattgcttctaagctatttttagggcatcgaaggctcgatttagggacaaaatgcatgtgaatgaatgattttatgatatgtttaagaTATTTAATGTTATGAAGGTAAATGTTTTTCGTTGTACGATAATGTttcataaccctaatccgataacagagacgggtttggggtgttgtAGTCAACATTGATTCTTCCAACTTAGGATAATTCATTGACTGGTTGATTGAAGGTTAACTAAcgtttcttgttaaaattggactGATTTGTGGAAAAATCGTTACGTTGAAAGcctcaataaaaaaaaaagatcaatgGCACAAAACCAAAAACACCTAAATGTTAAGggtattttttacaatttatgcctTTAAAAAATATTCTTGACAACTAGGAACTAATTTGtcatatttgaattatatgtaacctaaataaaaactttcaaataatttaatgacataCATAGTTTTGAATTGTATGTAACCTAAACTTTTGAAGTGATTTGTCAAATAGGAACTGATTTGTCTCTTTCCTAAGGCTATCTATATGCACATGGTAGAACATAACTTTAAAAGTATCCAAACCTACCATACACTTTAATAACCAGAGAAATCAAAATCTGGCATACACTTTAATACAAACAATAAACATACACAGTGCATAAACCCTATGCAAATGCAACATTTTTCAACAAAGAAATTTAGAAAACCTTAAACCCAAATCCCTCTAAATCTAAAAAATCATAAACTAAATATAGAAACTTACCCGTTATAGTGGATGCTAAAACATTGTCTGCTTCTCTTCTATTAACAGTTGTGGCCCTAAACCCTACCCATTGATATCTTTTGTGGTCTTCTTTCTCCCTAAACTTGAAACCCAAAATATTAATCCTTTAACCTTAAATCATTCAATCTTACCCTTATCCTAAAAGTTTCAATCATCCAACACTAAACCCTAAAATGTTAATCCCAAtcgattttcttttcttcttcttaatcccaattgatattttctttcttttccttaatccctaattcatcttttctttttttttccctctaaACCCATCCAAACCTTAAATTGTTTGACTCCTCATCCAATGTAGCAAGTTAGTTGGCCATATCAGCTAGTTAACTGGCCATGTCACTTGTCCCATTAGGCTTATAACGGAAAATGTTAATGggtgactgatttgtcacttttcaaTAACATTAGTTACTGATTTGTTATTTCTTGAAAGTTGAGTTGACTGTTTTATTATTGAGATCAAAATTGAGTGACTCTTGAtgtactttacttttttttattttatttaaaaaatcccAAACTTGCTTAATTTTCGGTTTGAATTTAACTAAGATTAAGGAGCATTGGTGGTTtgggttgaactcattaccaaaATGCCAAAATCTGTATTCTCAAATACCCTATGACCAAGGGCGTAGccagggggctggcatgggccccggccccctaaaagggaaaattacattttatgcccttgaaattttttaataaatttaaattaataaaggtaaaattacactttacccccctaaaattataaaaatttaatttaattatttataaattataaaaatataaactataaaaaattaaaatttcatccgacctccctaaaaaaattttctgacttcaCCCTACCTATGACCATGGTAAATTATTATTACAACAAAATACGGTGGTAGCTCGGTTGACACTTGCTGCCAACTTAGAAACAGAGTAGATAACTCAATTTCATATGCAAACGTGGCAAAACCCCATTGGTTCCCAATCATCAATCTGCCTTTTAACAAACACCTCACGTCCGTATCAGAATCCGACTCCAATCTTACCACTCACTTTTAATTAATTTCCTAAAATGTCCCTGCCAGTATCTTTCCCTAAcccaaaaattagaaaataaagtttcatatttCAAAGCAAACTCCTTGCTCCATTcaattttattatgcaaaaatccccatattttacaacaacaataataatatataactaTCTAGGGTTTTTCTTCTTCCTAAATACCGCTAGCCCTATCCCATGAAAATAAATAACCCTAATATTTTTCCCTTCAATTTCAAGGCTCCAGGGTTTTGATTCTCTTCTATTTTTTAGACGATTGGctttgaattgtttttttttttgcttcgtTGCAAAGATTGcttcttctttatttttgaatatttttggaagttttagCGACTTGGTATTTGTTTTCCGATAAAGTGATGGCTACTACGGGAGTAGAGGAGGTGGAATACGAGAGTGATCCAGAGGAGGTGAAGCGTTCTCTGGCAATGCGGAGGAGGGAGGCGGCCAGTGACGATGACGAAGGAGAAAGGGACGAAGAGAATAATGCTGAGGCGAGGATGGATCGAAGGTCTGTGATTCGTTCCGATGAATCCGACGGTCAGGGCGGTGCTGCAGATTACGATGATGGCGTAGAAGAATTGGACTTAGAAGAAGTCGAAGAAGTTTATGATGAATAcgaggaggaggaagaagaaattGATGAAGAGGAGATAGATGAAGTTGGTAAAGTAGAAGTGCGAGGCAATGTGAAGATAACTGGAGACGATGTGAAGGAAGCGGTTGTGGAGAATGGAAATGTGGATGAAGGACTGGGCATTGATAATAATCACATTGGAGAGGAACATGGAGAGGAAAAGAAGGAGAATGAGCCCTTTGCTGTGCCCACTGCTGGGTTGTTTTATATGCACGATGATAGATTTCGAGACAACGTTGGCGGTCGTCATAGGTATTAAGCTTCATTTTTTCTCTTTATaggttccaattttcttttttttttctttttttatagcTGTTTAACTAATTAAGTAGTAAATATCAATTTACGGAAAGGTATATGGTGAATTTTCTATGTGGATTGTCTGTTATGCCTATTGTAGCTTCTTCTGTTTAATGATTGAAATTGGAATGCTCACTTGCCCTACCTTCTCTATGCGGATaatggaaattaaaatttttatactcTTGACTAGTGTTACATTTTGATAACAAATGTGTTAATATTAGGTTTTTGACACCTATGATGTTTATGCTCCTATGCTGCTTTTCTTATATTCTGTTatcttgaattttgatttggtctATGATTAGTCAGGTTTAAGAAATTCGAAGGTTTTAACCTGTATGGGAGCTGCTGCTTACCTGCACTTCTAAGCATGCATGAATGTTGATAAAACTTTAGTTCGTAGTTTTAACATTTGGGTTGAGGAGTGAGGACTTGAAATGTCACAATCTAGATGcccttgaatcttttttttttttttttgctttaattgTTCATTCACCTTAAGATCTTAAAAGGTACCTGTTTTGATCTGGGAATGGGGTAGTTGATCTGGACCTCTGTTATAAAAAACTGAGCAGCCCAATATTATAGCAAATATAACATTATGTGGTCAAAACTTAGGCTCAGATTGTTACCTTGTTTTATTTGATGACATTATAACTTATGACTGCTTATGACTACTATATGAAGTTGCTAGTAATTCTGAacttatattttttctttttctatattgTCAGTACTTTGACAACTATGAGGTTTTAAGAACATAAGCTTTTTCTGGTCTAAATCTGTATTTATATCGATTTTTCTAATTTGTTTACCATTGATATATGTGGGTGTGAGCGTAAAGGCTGACTGCATGCATAGTCTATGTGCATATTTTGTAAAGACTTGGTGTATAATTTAACTGTTGGCCTTGTTAATGGGACTGTTAGTATTCGTACATATAAATGCTGCTTTATTTCAGGTTTTCCaatgttatttaatatttttaataaaatatataaacatacaaATACTCTTCCATTACATGCATCTATATGTTTATATGCagatatagattttaaaaatgataaacatTTAACATCAGAAAATTTTGGAAcctcaaataaatataaaaaattagtaattattGTGATCTAATGAACATGTATTATTTTAggatgaaattatgaaaataatagaACTGAACATGAAAGGGAAAGCATTAGGAGTTGATAAAAAGAATACAATAAgagaaaagattaaaagaaaatttgaaagaaaaatctTGTACCAATCAGTATGAGCAGTACAGGTTGGTACTAATGGTGGAAAGGTACATAGATTTAGGACTCTGCTTTCATTGGTAATACGTATTATGGTATATCTTTAAGCGTCAAGGTTTGTATTACCATGTCCTTGTCCTGCCCATTTCCTTCAAGTTGCTATAAATGTTAATAAAGTTGTGTATCAACTTGATTTGTCCAATTTAGGCGAACACGTTGTGGAAGGAATTTGTGGGAATCCAAGGATGATAGGAAATGGGGACATGACAAGTTTGAGGAGATGACTTTGCAAGAAAAGCATTATGAAGAGGTAACGATTTAGTAGATTTGTAGATAATCTACTTGCCTTCATTGGTGCTTCTTTTCCTTCTCAATCTCGtttaatcttatttttttccCTTACTGACATGTTTTTTCTTCTGCACTCAGGGAAGATCTTCTAGAGGTAGGTATCGAGCTCAGAGTAAAAATCGTGGACCAGATCGTGGTTATCGTAGAGGAAGTGGGTCCAAAGCATTTGGGAAAAACAACCGCCAGAATATGGCTCCAAAGGTGGTGAGAGGGAGAGGACCTAGGAGTTATGAACCTAATATGAAAATCAGCAGTCAAGCACCTCCAATACAGGGCAGACTGTGAGTATTCATAATCATGTGCTCTTTCCCCCCTACAATTTTCCATCTCTTCCTTCCATGACAGGTTTGATTGAcattgaatgagttaaatgttTCAGGTCTGGAAAGCCTCTTGAGAAAACATCACAAGCCAATTCAGGTAGAGCTTCCACCCTCGCAACAAATGCCGGTACTGTATCAGATCCTAATCCGAAACATATATTTGCGTCAAGCTTGAGTTCTGCTTCCCCACCTTTTTATCCAGCGGCGTCTTCCAACAAAGACACTGCTTTAACTCAGAAGAAAGATGTACATGCTGAAAGTGTGAGCGGGAATCTTTGCCCTTCTGTTACAGATGAGAATTTTTCTGCTTCACAATCTAATTCATTACGAGGGAAGAATGTGGTTGATTCTCTCAGCATGGCAAAGCTTTATATTGATGATCCCAGCTTGTCTGCTTCTGCTAAGCCTTTGACCAATATGCAGATGGTACCTTCTGGATCTTCATTGGGTAATACTAGCAAACCCACTCAGTCCAGGGTACAGGGTAGAGTTGTAGCTATCCCAGGATTGAAGGCTTGTCAGCCAGCTCCTCCTCAGAACCAAATCATTGCTGTTCAGAGAAATCCTGTTCAAGGGTACTCTGTGCAAGGGGCTGCTCAGCAGCTGGGCCAGCATACTGGTATGCCTCAAGCTTCGTCTCCACCCAAGACAGCTACGTCAGTCAATTCCTATGAATCTGGAGAGGTTGAATCTTCAGAAACAAGTAAACCCTTGGTGAGCAAGGGAAAAAGCTGTGTTCAAGGGGCTGGAAGAGGCTCTTTTCTGTACAGTGGAGCTCAGGTTATGGGACCAACAGGGACTATGGCTGTCGGCCATGGCGATAAAAACTTTCCTGCCTTTTTGCCAGGTaaagcttttcatatttttagttttttaatttatctGGATAAACTAATCTACTCTAATAGGTAAATTGTAATATGGGGAAATTGTCGTACTTGGAAAAGTGCATACTAAATCCTGGGCAccctttttcttgaatttttgtaAGGATTAAATAAAATGCTTTAGTAAATATCAGAGTAGTTTTCATCCCATTATTTTCAATGGCCTTTTGGCTAAATAACAAATGAACTTTTACCTCCTGATCATAGTTTGTTTTGATTAGGGATTTCTGGATTTGCGAGAGGTTGGAGTTTGTTTGACTTCATTTGTCTTCACTGTTAATTTATGGGGTGGGTGCTAGAGAATAGCTTTTATCTACTGAGTTGAttagatttaattctattattttatattttctcttGGCTATGCTTTCGTAGTTccttgtattaaattttttataagctGAACTTCTCAATGTTTATTGTTTCTTCTTCTAAATCATTGTTATGCAGTTATGCAATTTGGGGGTCAGCACCCTGGTGGCCTCAGTGTTCCTGCTGTTGGCATGGCATTTCCTGGATATGTTGCCCAGCCACAACTTGGTTTGGGAAATTCAGAAATGACGTGGTACAATAACACTCTAgccctgtatatatatattctgtgtgtgtgtgtgtgtgtggattACATCTGGTTTTCTTTGAGAAATGAGTTGTTGGTTAATTCAGTATCTGGCCAATTGGTTTTCTCATGGAGGAAGTTACCTCTCCATAATGAAACATTACTTTGCACATTGTAAGGCTGCTTTTACACTCACCACATTTCATGTAAAGCCTTTTGCGGTTATAATGATTTTGACTAGTGAAAGGTTAAGGTTGGAATTGGTTTGACCATGGACATAATACCAAAGCAGCgctatctctctctctctcaattgGTTGCTTTCATTCTTGTAATTCTTATATATTTATCTGTTTATCTAAAAGCATTAACTATGCTTGTGTTCTTGTTTAGGTTACCAGTACTTACAAGTGCCGCTGGGGCTTTAGGGGCAACATATTGTTCACCTTATATCACTGTTGATGGGGCTTATCATGCTCGTACCTCTGGACAGACATCTTCAACAGGATCCTCAAGGTTAGTAATATGATTTTGGTTTTCCTCAGGTTGATTTTAATAGCCTTGACTATTTTGTTTTCCTCGGGTTGCCATAATGGGAGGAAAATATTAAGCATCCTAATTAGTATTGGGATCTAGGAGCATTGAACATTTTCCTTTTTGTTGTCAGTGTTGAATGGGAGGGAAATATTGGGTATCCTATTTAGTATTGGGATCTAGTGGGAATGTCTTTGCAGGAAACCCCTTTATTAGGATTAAGACATGATTAAGTTGAGTTGAATTTGTATGGTTCTGTATATTAAATCTTGATTGTATCATTGCACTATCGGCTTTTTTTACATAGATTAACTGCAAAtcagaaaataatttttgaaagatGTCTAAAAGAGTCTGTTGGCTTGATGTTCATATTATTTTATCTCTTTAATTGCCTACTGATGTATTTACctttattttgttatgttttatggTATATTTGATGATAAATGTATCACATTTTCTACATGATTGGGGGGAGGGTTTGAGGGAGTTGAGGTGACAGACAGTATTGCTTTATTGTGTTTTATTCTATTAACAAGTCACATGTGGTTATTCTTGTTGCTTACGGACTGTTTTGATAATATTTAATCTCCTTTTGCAGCAAAGAAAAAAATTCTAACAAACCAAATAGTGAATGGAAGCCATCACAAAGACCTGGTAAGCAGCCCTTTTTTGTTTATCTTAGGTTTGCTGGAtcttttaacattttcttttgcCGTTCCTTATTTTAGTGGTTAATCAAGAATGTCTCTTATGCAGAGGCTGTGAGTGATGAATTTGGGCAACgacaaaataacccaaataagCAGCCTCGCAGGCAAGTTGAAACTCTTAAGCTTTTACCATGGATTGGTGAAAAACAATTTCACTCTGTTTCTATCTTCTAATATATAAACGTTTTAATGTCTTACCCTTCGTTTACATGCAGATACTCCGAGATGAGCTTTAGCAAGTGATTTACTCATTTAAGATGGAGCCTGTCGCAATAAACTGATAAAGGTTAAAAATTTTGTGATTAAAGTCTTTTATTATCTTTGTGGATGTTTGGAATTTCTTATTTGTGAATTACTTGGTGGGCAGGCCTTTCTTTCGGGCCCTTTGTGGTCTCCAGCTTTTGACCTGGACCACTTTGGGCCACAATTTGTTCCAGGATATTGTAGGTAATCAGACTTCATCCCTAGGTAGTGCTGCTTATTCTGTTTTGGATTTAAAAGTTCATTCTCTTTAGAAGAAAGTCATTAGTTCTTGAGTAATTGTTTCACGTCATAAATAGGCATGGGGCAATTGAACTAGcagaaatttttaaaatcaatgaAAAAGTCCAGTTGAAGTAGCCAAAAGAGGGAAGGCTAACATTATTGTTTGACACTGTTGCTAGCATGTGGCAAGTCGTAATAATTCTTCCATTATTCCAACTAGACCTTTTATAAAACAACTTAAGTTATAGAACAACTTAATGGTTGTTCCTTTTggacttttttaattaatttaaaattttacagttGTAATTACAGAAAAATAGAAGATTTATAATCTTATGTACACATTAAAAAGATTGGAGGCTTAATTGCATTTGTTATTTAAGTTGAGGGTGTATTTGGTTATTAAGCCTTAAAAAGAGACCATATCTTTGGTAATTGGCAAAGGTCAAGGTCTTAAGCAATAAAGACAATCTATGGATATGTTGGTGGCATTTTAGAGAACTTGGCCTTGGTGGCCCATTGTTTTCAGGCACTTTGGACGTTTTTTCTAGGCATTTGATCTTAAAGGAGTTCCGATTCAGTATGTTATTattcacaatatttatttttcaccCATTGATTGTAGATGTCCTTGTTCAGTGATTCTCATAAGCTAAAATCACACAGTCTTGCAATTTCTTTCTGGCAGTTATATATGACAAACGCCTGGTCATGCTACATTCAGTTTAAGAATCTTATTGTGGCTTGACGGGTAGCATTCCCTCGTTTAAATGTGCGGTatgaatatatatgatatattagtaaaaaaaatgtatttttctgCTCTTAGTTACAGTGCAAATATTACTAAAATTGCCGTTAATGTTTCTCAAACAGGTTTTTCTTGTGGCTTGATTTTTCTAGTGAAGCTTGTGAGAAATTTACGCTGGCTTCCCCATAAAAGTATGAACAAGAATTGTTGTGCAGCAGCTGTTTGGTTGGCgaattttagattattattattatatgcatAGATGGTGTTGATATTTGTGTTTGGTGAAGCTTACTTGGCTGCTTGTTGATGAGTTAAGTCTGGTGTTGGTGGAGCATAGATGGTTTTGGTATTTGTGTTTCTTACTTTGTATTATTTGAGCAGTGGATCATTTAATTTAATCAGTTAAATGGGGGTGCTAAGTTGGTTTTGAAGCATTATTTTCAAAGCTTCTCCTTGTTTTTCTGTATTGAGTTTGGTTGTACATACGTAACAGGGCAAGCTTAGCTGATGATATCTCTTGGATGTTGTGAAATGTGATTAGCATTgtagcatatatatatgtatagctTTAGATTGAGTCATAAAGTGGTTGATGAGTGAGTCATCTGATCTCTTGTGCTCTCCCTCCTGTATTGGATGTGCTTTAAGTAATCTGCCTTTTTCAaacttgtttaacataattttaaaatatagaaatGGTTTATGTTGACGTTTTGTTCTATTAAATTATGCCCTTCACTTAGCTGGAATGTTGATTCCATTGTATCTACATTTGATTAGAGGGATTGGtagttattttcattttattgatAATATTAGATGACATATAAATCGATTCggctaaaattattttatttctcattaTAAAACTTGTtacattttaaattatacaaatctaattttcacttttttcatttttatacaaCATTATAAAACATCTAAgtaatctaaattaaaattaaatgaattgtaaaaagtaaaaaatgatCATGGAACCATAAGTGggaggaaataaaaaaaaaaaagcgtaATTGTTGCCACCCAAGTCGAACATCCTTTTTTATCAAACGCTCTCCTAAAATTGCCAGAACACGAAGGAGCATGCAGCTGTTTACGCTAGAACAATCCCCATCCTACCCGCCAACAGCCAATCTTCAAAAGTTTTTGTTTACAAAGCCCGTTTAGCAGGTccgtttaaaaaaaataaaaataa encodes:
- the LOC107951897 gene encoding protein MLN51 homolog, translating into MATTGVEEVEYESDPEEVKRSLAMRRREAASDDDEGERDEENNAEARMDRRSVIRSDESDGQGGAADYDDGVEELDLEEVEEVYDEYEEEEEEIDEEEIDEVGKVEVRGNVKITGDDVKEAVVENGNVDEGLGIDNNHIGEEHGEEKKENEPFAVPTAGLFYMHDDRFRDNVGGRHRRTRCGRNLWESKDDRKWGHDKFEEMTLQEKHYEEGRSSRGRYRAQSKNRGPDRGYRRGSGSKAFGKNNRQNMAPKVVRGRGPRSYEPNMKISSQAPPIQGRLSGKPLEKTSQANSGRASTLATNAGTVSDPNPKHIFASSLSSASPPFYPAASSNKDTALTQKKDVHAESVSGNLCPSVTDENFSASQSNSLRGKNVVDSLSMAKLYIDDPSLSASAKPLTNMQMVPSGSSLGNTSKPTQSRVQGRVVAIPGLKACQPAPPQNQIIAVQRNPVQGYSVQGAAQQLGQHTGMPQASSPPKTATSVNSYESGEVESSETSKPLVSKGKSCVQGAGRGSFLYSGAQVMGPTGTMAVGHGDKNFPAFLPVMQFGGQHPGGLSVPAVGMAFPGYVAQPQLGLGNSEMTWLPVLTSAAGALGATYCSPYITVDGAYHARTSGQTSSTGSSSKEKNSNKPNSEWKPSQRPEAVSDEFGQRQNNPNKQPRRYSEMSFSK